TGCTTAAACAAGCTGATATGTATGACAATACGGTAATTTTTTATTTGTCAGATAATGGCACGGCGATGCCGGGTGCCAAAACCACACTTTATGATCCGGGCGCAAGATTGCCATTAGTGATTAAACCCGCGGGGGCAAACGATAAACATGCCGGCACAACAACCCAAGCTATGGTGAGTTGGCCAGATCTAACGCCAACCATATTAAGTTTGGCTCAAGTTAACTATCAAGCTGAAGACTTTCACGGTAAGTCATTTACCGACGTGTTAGCAGATCCGCAAAAAACGCATGGTTTTGATCAAGTGTACGGCTCACACACCTTTCATGAGATCACTATGTACTATCCAATGCGTTCGATTCGAACCCGAGATTACAAGTTAATTTGGAATATTGCTTCTGGTTTGCAATACCCGTTTGCTTCCGATCTACAAGTGTCTAGCACTTGGCAAAGCACCATGGCCCGCAACTTAACTCACTTTGGTGCGCGTACTGTCGAAGCGTACTTACATCGACCAAAGTTCGAGCTTTACGATATGCGTCCTAAAGTCGAGCAGGGTGTTGAAGCAACCAACTTAGCCGACGATGCCGATTATCAAAAAATTAAATTTGAGCTTATTCAAAAGCTGCAAGCCTTTCAAAAATCAACCAAAGATCCTTGGGTCTACAAGTGGGATTACGAATGAGGTTAATACATATGTTGAATAAATTATTTACTAGGTCGTTAGCGTTAAGCGTAACGGCTTTGTCCTTGGTTGGTTGCCAACTAATTGCTAAAGACGAAACAGTAACGGCGAACAATACCAAGCCAGATAAACCGCTTAATGTATTAATGATCGCGATTGATGATCTTAATAATTGGGGCGGTGCTTGGGGAGGCCCGGCCATCACTCCAAACTTAGATCAACTTGCCGCGCAAAGCTCTTTTTTCCGTAATGCCTATTCAGCGGTTCCGGCATGTAACCCTTCGCGTGTTGCCGTGATGACAGGGCAACGCTCGGAAACGACAGGTGCTTATCTAAACGAAACCAATTTTAGAACCCTACCAGGTGGTCAAGATAAAGTGACCATGCCGCAGTATTTCCGTAAATTGGGTTATGAAGCGACCGCCGCCGGTAAAATCTTTCATCATCCGCGAGGTCAAAAAGCCAAACCGGCAGTGATGTCAGATGATATTTCTTGGGATTATCAAGAGGCTGGACCAACAGGAACTGGCGGTTATCAAGACTATGTCAACGAACAAGGTTGGGCCAAATGGCATGGCGGTATAGCAGAGTACGAAGGTTTGCCTATTATTCCTTATATCCGTAAGCATGGAATATGGGGGCCAATTCAACAAACCGATGAACAAACCGGTGATTATCATACTGCCAAATACTGTGCTGACTACTTGGAAAAAACACACGATAAGCCGTTCTTTTTGGCCTGTGGTATTTTTCGCCCGCATTCACCGCAATTAGCACCGCAAAAGTACTTTGATATGTATCCACTTGAGGATATTAAGCTACCAGACGTACCAGCCGATGATATGCAGGATATCCCAAATATCGCGCAACATAACTGGTCAAGCGGCTTTGCTAAATTAGTGATGAGCAGGCCAGAGGAGTGGAAGCGTGCAGTGCAAGGCTATTTAGCAAGTACAACATTCGCAGATGCCATGATAGGCCATATTCTTGAGGCGTTTAATAACAGCCAATATGCTGATAACACAGTATTGGTGTTATGGAGCGATCATGGTTTCCAGCTTGGTCATAAAAACCGTTGGGAAAAGTTTACCTTTTGGAAGCAAGGAGCAGGGGCGCCATTTATTATCAAGGCACCTGGTGTAAAGCCGGCTATTATCGATAATCCCGTGTCATTAATCGATATCTACCCAACACTAATCGAACTCATGCAAACACCGAGCAAAGATGATTTAGACGGGGTTAGCCTAGCACCATTGATGCAGCAACCCAAACAAGCTTGGCCTCATCCAGCCATCATCACTTATCAGCAAGGCAACAACGCCATATTGCTCGATAAATGGAATTACATTCAATACCGCGATGGTAGCCAAGAGCTATACAACCAACATCAAGATCCAGAGGAATATCATAATTTAGCTGCAGATCCGCAATATAAATCCGTGATCGACAAGCTAAAAACTTTTATTCCTGAAGTGGTCATTCCGCAAAAGGAATATCGACCGGGTGGGTAATAGTTAGCTTTTTAGCGGGTTTTACACCTGTTTTTGTAGGGCGGGTTTTACACCCGCTAACACAGCACCAACAAAATACTTTTCGCCAAGGTTAAGCAATAATCTTTGGTAATTCTAATATTCTTCTATACTCATTATTAACGTCAAATTGCTCATTGTCAGGCTAAATAATGAGCGGTTAGCGTGAAGGTACATTGCTGATTTGTGGATTGCTCTTCTTAGTGGAGAAGAATAGATGAATATCAAAACTTCGGTCCTACTTTCA
This genomic window from Saccharobesus litoralis contains:
- a CDS encoding sulfatase is translated as MLNKLFTRSLALSVTALSLVGCQLIAKDETVTANNTKPDKPLNVLMIAIDDLNNWGGAWGGPAITPNLDQLAAQSSFFRNAYSAVPACNPSRVAVMTGQRSETTGAYLNETNFRTLPGGQDKVTMPQYFRKLGYEATAAGKIFHHPRGQKAKPAVMSDDISWDYQEAGPTGTGGYQDYVNEQGWAKWHGGIAEYEGLPIIPYIRKHGIWGPIQQTDEQTGDYHTAKYCADYLEKTHDKPFFLACGIFRPHSPQLAPQKYFDMYPLEDIKLPDVPADDMQDIPNIAQHNWSSGFAKLVMSRPEEWKRAVQGYLASTTFADAMIGHILEAFNNSQYADNTVLVLWSDHGFQLGHKNRWEKFTFWKQGAGAPFIIKAPGVKPAIIDNPVSLIDIYPTLIELMQTPSKDDLDGVSLAPLMQQPKQAWPHPAIITYQQGNNAILLDKWNYIQYRDGSQELYNQHQDPEEYHNLAADPQYKSVIDKLKTFIPEVVIPQKEYRPGG